One Ostrea edulis chromosome 6, xbOstEdul1.1, whole genome shotgun sequence genomic window, AGTTCCAAACTGTCGGTCCCACACGCGCAGGATTCTCTGTGCATCATTTTTGAACGATGTGTTACTGATCGTTGTTAGGAATCAAATGGGTTCACCCCTCCCTCACATCTCCTTTTTATAGGTTCAGTCGAAAATGTCGAGAGATCGTTTCTTCTTACCCCGGACCGGTGCCTGGGGCTTTCTTTTACGCGGTCCTCCTAAGAGACGTTGTTGAGAGGGGGTCTTGGACTGTCTCTTACGATGTCCTCGTGCACCGGCCTGTCTTTTACGGGGTCCCCCTCTTGCTAAGAGACGATGTTTGGCCATACCGGCTGTATTCTTAGCGGCTCGTATACCATGTGTCTTAAGAGCGTCTTTGAGAGATCtcttattttctaaaacatctAACCCCGTCTTTGCGGCGGCCGTCAAAGCTTGTTTAGCTCCCGTTTTGAGTAAATCGGTAAAAAAAGCCTTTTCCTCTCTGTTTTCTTCTTTACTTTCTCCTCATAGTGGTTGCTAACGCCTGTCTTCCGTGAGTTCTGAGCGCTTGTTTGAGAGATCGTTTATTTTCTAAGACATCTAACCCTGTCCGGTACCCGGCTTTCATGGAATGTCGTGCTCCTCGTTTCACCATCCCCGCTAAAACACTATCCCCTTGACGGGATcttaatttttgttgaattCTCGGCATGGCCATACGACCCGTATTTTTGATGGCTTGTATTCCGTGTGTCTTGATGGCATCTTTGAGAGACCGTTTATTTTCTAAGACATCTAATCCCGTTTTAGCGACTGCTGATAAAGCACTTTTAGCTCCCGATTTGAGCAAATCGGTGAATAAACCTTTTCCCCATTGCGTGGGGTTAACCTTTTTGAGGAAATCGATGTAACCTTTCCCCCCTTGTGGTGGCGGTACTATATTGGGCAAGAGAAATCCTCCGATGACTTTACCGGCCGTGTTAACAATGCCACGAGCCAAACTCTTGGACCAATCTCCAAAATATCCATCGCCTGTTTGTGGTGCGGGGCTCCCTCCCAGTAACCCTCCAACGACCTGACCGATCACGGGAGCCGCTAGTTTACCGACTGTTTTTAAGAGACTATCCCACCCATGACCCCGCTGGTGTAATAAACCTCGTTGATACTGCATCTTTGTCGAGACTGACCCCTTTCAGAGCCTTAcccgctttttatactttttgcgacccctcttttttcttttcataccTTTGCCTCCTTGAACGGCCCCGGCTATGGCCGTAATCATCATGGGAAGGAGAATGGAAAATAATCCGTGTCCTTTCTGTCGTCTGACTCCGCGATGATACTTCATCGTCACACGACTTTTCTCTTCAATACACTTTTCGGAAATGAAGTTTCACGATCGTTCTTCCATTTAAAAAGGGCATGGGGGTCCCCAGAGAGGTCATGATGTGAATATCGATGATATCGAAATGTTTTttactcagtttcaaatattcTGCTCGGATAGGTTCCCATTTGGTTTGTTGTCTATCATCTTGATGAAAGGTACAAGGAACCACtcttaataatttcaattcgTTGGACCCCACCACCTGTGGATCCACCACATCGCAATACACGTACATGGATTTCAGATTTTCGTACAAATCCATGGTATGGTTGGCTAAGTAAGTCACGTTCAACCACGTAGTCATGGGTTCATTGGGAATGATGAGTTTCTCACTCCCTATTCCGAGTTTGTAAGCTAAGCCAGTGGGAAAACGGATGGCTAAGGCTGTTTTTTTAAGTATACTACCATGAAACTGATACATGACTCGATCATATTTCTCGAAGTACACTAATTTCATAGAATTCTCTTCTCGCGGATCGCCGGCTGTTTTCCATATCTTTGCGAATGTTCTGCGCAAGGCTTCATTGATTTCATCGATTAAAGCCGTGGAATGAATGTAAGCCCCGGGTCTAAAGTGAATTCGGTAAATAGTCATCATAGCATTGAGTGGAATGACATCCCCCCAATCCGTATGGGTCCAATCAACCACTACAGCACAACGATTTAAAGGGATCGAGGTTTTTTTTGGTCAGTGTAAATCGCCCCCATTTAAACGTATCTGGATTTTTAATCTGTTGGGCGTAAGCTGTAGGGATAAGGATGTCAAAATAAGCCTCTTCCTTTGTAATGTTTTTCAAGGCATTGGTATACATCATTTCGGTTAGCCCTACTTCCCATTCTCCGTCCGTTAAATCCAGGGTTTGTGGTAATAAGGTTTTAAATTGAGCAGTCGTATTATTTGAAAAAGCTTCCATAGACCCATCACTGAGGAGAGTCATGTAAAACCCTTCTCGGTGAGCCATGATGATTCAAATGATGACCATGTTTCCGTTCCTTCTCTATTTATACTCATAacacaatgaacattttcatattttattgaacatacaacataatgttaatacacaattGTACGTCATTCTTCTTGATTGCGACCACCACCGCAAGTCAACGATTGTAGAAAGGAGTCTTCCAACTCTAGTGTTCCTCTCTCGACTAAACGGCGGCGCATCATCAGATAGTGTCGGGTTCCCCAGCAATCGGCCACATCATACCCCTCCTGTAATCTGTCTTTGAAATGTCGGAGACAGTCCTTGGAATTGTCAAACCAAGGACTCTCAATCAATGTCCATTCCGATTCGTGTTGTCGTCCGAAACATCCCCAATGGGCTTTCACTTTCCAACGAAAATCTTGATACTTGGTCTTCATGATAAAGGCTGACCATCCGTGAGGTATCAGTATACGTTTGTACAAGTACACCGGTTGATCTAAcactttgtgttgtttacaatgtcTCAAACACATCTTCTTATCCGCAAACCATGCCGTTTTCTTTCCCTCTTGTTTCCATGCGTACTGTGTGTTAGCCATGGTGAACTGGTGAATCTGAAGAAGATCGTTCCTGTTTTATACTCGGGCTCGCTAACGTCATTTGTGGACTAGGCATGACGTAGCCTACGAGAGAACTTAATGTGACCATCCAAAAATCACGATTGGAATCGCCTAAGGCTAACATTACGACCGACGTAATAATGATTGTTAAACACAGgaataattgtgcaaaatacacaatttctgctcGAGGGACTTTTTCACCCAAGAATTTCCATTGGACGGTCATGGCAGAATGAGATCCGCTTGCGGAATCCATGAGTCAAAACTAGGGGGATATCCTTTCCAACGCACTTTGACTTCTGAAATGACTTTTTTCCCCACGCGCCGCTTTTTATACCCTAAGATCTCCTCCACTTCGTAGACATCGTCTTTTTTAATTACTGCTTGCAATTCTTTATCGTAAAACGTTCCTTCTAATTCTTCTCCATGGTCGTCTTTAATTCGATATACGTTGCGTCCTGGAACTTTTCTGGAAATGGTAAACAATTCTGTCGTCCAATTCGGTAAAtagtttttttcaaatgtacgtTTCGCTTTACTGATCCGTACACGATCTCCCGCTTGTAATGAAGAGGTCGATGATAGTCTCTGTTTTCCGTACAAGGTTTTCCATACTTTCAAGACGTTCTTGGGATTGACTTGAGCAGGAGCTCTCTGAATACTGCGATGATACGTGTGATTGTAACCGTGTACCAGATCGGGTAAGACATCCACATACCGTCGTGTTTTATGACGTGTAAAATATCGCCACATACGTGCTTTCAGGGTGCGTTGAAAACGCTCCACGATACTGGCTTTGGTTTCGGCATTACGCgtcgtaaagaaatgaatggatttgAAGGCTTGCAGAAATTCTTTATTTGTGAATTCTCTCCCTTGATCCGATTGAATGCGAACGGGGCGACGTCCGTCTCGAAATATCCATTTGAGGCCTCGTATCATTTCTTTTcccgttttctgttttaaaggcaCCACCCACGCATATTTCGACAACACGTCAATCGCACACAATAAAAACGTATACCCATCATTGTATTTCTTCAAGTTCGAGACGTCGGCTAAATCTAACTGCCATTGTTCGTCTATATCCGTCACTCGCGTCTGTTGCCTTTTAAATTTCCGACGTATGGGCTTATGTAGGGTATACGTATCCTGTTCTTTGAACCATTCTCGAATTTGAGCAAGAGTAATCTTATGACCTAATTTACGCACTTGACGGTATAAAGCCTGTACTCCTCCATACCCTGTCTTAGGGTCGTAATAAAGTCGCTGTAAGATCTGATTCCTAGATTTTTTCATGGTAGCGTTAACCATTTTCCAATTTCACGTGATGTCTTTTTACCAGCCTCCCTGATATGTTTAGGGGTCATCATTCGTCTAGGAGTTTCATAGAAAGATTGGTCAAAACCCGAGATTTCTTGAAATCCGCTCTCATCTTCATCTATAGGTTTAGGAGTACTGATTTTTCCGGGCTTGTCCATCGCTTTTATAACATCACGATTGGTCACATATCCTTTAGGGGCATTCGTTTCTTTTAAAGCTTGGGCAAATTGCTGTAACCCTGCAGGGGGTTCGCGATGTTTTAAAGGTTTTTGTCTCTGGGACTCGGTGATTAAATCCACGATATTGGAATCGGGGACCTTATGTCCTCTATAACTGATTTCTCCTTCTTTACTCCAAGTTAAGACTTTGGATTTCTTGAGATGATCGAGTAATAAACCCGCTTTCTTTTGACCCGGTTTACTGACACTTTTGATAATCTGATCTTCTAATGCATTGGTATCTGTGGCTGTGGCACCCCCAGGCGGTGTCGGTGGTAAAGGTTTAGACGGAGTCTGTTGTCGtgcttgttgtaaatattgtcGATATCGATGAAGTTGATGGCCATACAAAGCTACTTTTTCCCCCTCGGTTAAATCATCTCGATGTTCGATGTCATCTAATTCACTGAGTAACCCCACGGTCGATTGAAATTCGGGAGGCTTGGGTAATTTTCCCTTCAACTCATTCAGCATGGCTTCGGGTACTAATACCATTTTACGACTCATCTTCTATTGggatatttacaaattttgttaATTCCACAAACGAATGAAGCCAAGCCTCCTTTCTGATTGAGTAACGCTCGTCGTTTTTTCACGGGTTGCGGCTGCACCATGCGTCTTAAGATGTGCTTCTTCGGACCAAGTTGTCGCTTCTGAGCGGGAGTGAGAGGAATCACcccttttaatatattgtacacGATCTCACAAATCTTTAGAATGCAGTCATTGGAACAATATTTGATGACCTCTCTCTTTAATTTGGAGGAATAATGAGGAGCCGCTAAGGTTTGCAAGAGGGGTAAATGAGGTCTTAATCGGGATTCACACTTCTTCGTATCAGCCATAGTGTAATAATGAAGGTCTGTGCACATTCCCCCTGCTTTTTATAGTGTTACGCGCTCGGGTGCTGGGAATTGAAACGCCCGTGATGAACGGTCTCCTCGTGacgatcgcgactacttttcaAATTGTATTGCAGAGGACAATATCGACATTTGTATTTCTGCTTAGGGGTCGATGTGGTTAAGGGAGTAAAATGTGCCATACCCCCAAAGGCTTGACCAAAACTGGGTAAGGCTGTATCGGTGGTTCTGGAAGTTCCTATGGGTCCTCGCATGGCtcgttccattttcttttcAGCTAATCCTTGTTTCAGTTCTGCTAAAGTCTTCGTTTTCCTGGGTGGGGTATTTTGAGGTGTCATATATTTCGAAAAAGGGATTTTCACGATGAGTTTAGGGGTCTTCTTCTTCTTAGGAAATTTAGCCATGCGTAAGAGATAAGGAGCCAGGACACTGGTTTTAGGCCCGGGGGTCTTCCGGTGAATGATGAGTTTCGgaactttcttttttcttttcttagctAAGGCTAAGAGGGAAGGGGGTAACACACGTGTTTTCTTTTGCTTCACGACTCTCGCCACACTACGGGGACGTCTTTTACGTTTTTGCCCCGTTTCCCATTTGAACAAATGACGAATGATGGTCCCTCCTAAGAATCCGGCTCCAccccgtttcaaaatggctttttTACGATCTTCTTCATTCGCATTCTTATTGGCAATGACATTCAAGTCGTGACTATGTGCTTGAATGAAACGCCCCGTGAGTTTATTCACGGGTAAGACTCCTCGTAATAAATTTTTAGCGCCCATGGCAAACCAGTTGAGTAAGCCTTTACGTCCTAATTCAATGAGATGGGCTCgttgaacgggatcccgttcccgCTGTAAACGTCGTAACGTTTTCACTAATTTACTCTTGGCTGTAGGTCTACCCATGATGAAAGGTGtttgtgaaatgaaatgaatagtcattcataatgatatttatactcTCGGTGGCATGTGCACCGCTAAGGTAGAAAAGAGTTGACTTCTTAATCTTAAATCCTCGGGTGTCTGAGGACTTAAATCGACTAGTAAATACCCGTGAGGAATACTGATGGCTTCATCATACGCGGGTAATAAATGAGGCATTTGTAATTGACGACTTAATACCCCAATCTGAGATTTATCTCTAGGATTTTTAAACAACACGAGATAGTGGGCATTCAGACTGATAGTACGATGTTGCACGGCGCGATCAAATAGATTTTGCGTGATATATATAACACTGGTATTACGATGATGCGCTTTGCGCGTAAACCAATCTACAATAGATTCTATGGCTTTACCGcccatcatatcatcaaaaatgagtaAATGTCGAGTAGTGAGATCGGCGACTAATTTCTCATCGTCTTGAGGAATGTTGTGAACGAATGTTACAGCTTTTTGTAATGA contains:
- the LOC130047331 gene encoding uncharacterized protein LOC130047331 translates to MKKSRNQILQRLYYDPKTGYGGVQALYRQVRKLGHKITLAQIREWFKEQDTYTLHKPIRRKFKRQQTRVTDIDEQWQLDLADVSNLKKYNDGYTFLLCAIDVLSKYAWVVPLKQKTGKEMIRGLKWIFRDGRRPVRIQSDQGREFTNKEFLQAFKSIHFFTTRNAETKASIVERFQRTLKARMWRYFTRHKTRRYVDVLPDLVHGYNHTYHRSIQRAPAQVNPKNVLKVWKTLYGKQRLSSTSSLQAGDRVRISKAKRTFEKNYLPNWTTELFTISRKVPGRNVYRIKDDHGEELEGTFYDKELQAVIKKDDVYEVEEILGYKKRRVGKKVISEVKVRWKGYPPSFDSWIPQADLILP